A portion of the uncultured Draconibacterium sp. genome contains these proteins:
- a CDS encoding M20/M25/M40 family metallo-hydrolase, whose protein sequence is MNTKLLFTLFCVAVSIVAVAQKKEMQTITENDLKAHLEFIASDNLHGRDFFTEVPGLNIAADYLKAQCEKMGLKPGVDGYFQTIEMEAVTPDPERTVLRLKDENGKINFETKDIFAMGGPAHSDTISGEVVFAGYGWYNDETKYNDTKDIDVKGKIVLVMTRTLEQAKTGADPEMETEMKKLSRAMMGGAKALVLVNDPMNPNTEYIESVRKYATGGSLKLKDAKDGFVIPVRLIFGSEKLANKMLESTGKTLAGLQNEINETEAPKSFAIKNFTTQVELVKSRQIIEGKNIIAVVEGSDPELKNECVVFSAHYDHLGIDGEGEVFNGADDNGTGTVALLEIAEAFQSMKKKPKRSIVFAWVTGEEKGLLGSDYYSQNPVFPMKNTLVDINLDMVGRSAEKEPELVDSETKSLAGPNGMYIISGRQSTELLNISDEVCEELGLVPSDELTKAFLTRSDYYHFYKNGVPILGLSTGLHDDYHKTTDELEKIDFHKMKRVTQYAFSVAYELANQKKRLVVDKPVK, encoded by the coding sequence ATGAACACCAAACTACTTTTTACACTATTCTGTGTAGCCGTTTCAATTGTGGCTGTTGCACAAAAAAAGGAAATGCAAACGATTACCGAAAATGATCTGAAAGCTCATTTGGAATTTATAGCCAGTGATAATTTGCATGGACGCGATTTTTTCACCGAAGTACCCGGCTTAAATATTGCTGCCGATTATTTGAAAGCTCAGTGCGAAAAGATGGGTTTAAAACCTGGAGTTGACGGGTATTTTCAAACCATTGAAATGGAAGCAGTAACTCCCGATCCTGAACGAACTGTATTGCGATTGAAAGACGAGAATGGAAAGATAAACTTTGAAACAAAAGATATATTTGCAATGGGTGGTCCGGCCCATAGCGACACGATATCAGGCGAGGTGGTGTTTGCAGGTTATGGCTGGTACAACGACGAAACCAAATACAACGACACAAAAGATATTGACGTGAAGGGAAAAATTGTTTTGGTGATGACCCGCACCCTGGAGCAGGCAAAAACAGGTGCTGATCCGGAAATGGAGACCGAAATGAAAAAATTATCGCGGGCAATGATGGGCGGAGCAAAAGCTTTGGTATTGGTTAATGATCCGATGAATCCGAATACGGAATACATTGAAAGTGTTCGGAAATATGCAACCGGCGGAAGCCTGAAACTTAAAGATGCCAAAGACGGTTTTGTAATTCCTGTTCGATTAATATTTGGAAGCGAAAAACTGGCTAATAAAATGTTGGAAAGTACGGGAAAAACGTTGGCCGGTCTGCAAAATGAAATCAATGAAACTGAAGCGCCTAAATCGTTTGCCATTAAGAATTTTACAACTCAAGTTGAATTAGTTAAGTCTCGTCAGATTATTGAAGGTAAAAACATTATTGCTGTTGTTGAAGGCAGCGATCCGGAATTGAAAAATGAGTGTGTCGTTTTTTCCGCACATTACGATCATTTGGGGATAGATGGGGAAGGCGAAGTATTCAATGGCGCCGATGACAATGGCACAGGAACAGTTGCATTGCTGGAGATTGCTGAAGCTTTTCAAAGCATGAAAAAGAAACCCAAACGAAGTATTGTTTTTGCCTGGGTAACCGGCGAGGAAAAAGGACTGCTGGGCTCCGATTATTATTCGCAAAATCCGGTTTTTCCAATGAAGAATACATTGGTAGATATCAATCTTGATATGGTTGGCCGATCGGCTGAAAAAGAACCGGAATTGGTTGATTCAGAAACAAAAAGCCTGGCAGGACCAAATGGAATGTACATCATTTCGGGCCGACAAAGTACCGAGTTGCTGAATATCAGCGATGAGGTTTGTGAAGAGCTTGGTCTTGTACCAAGCGATGAATTAACAAAAGCCTTTTTAACCCGTAGCGATTATTACCATTTCTATAAAAACGGCGTGCCTATTCTTGGTCTGTCAACTGGTTTGCACGACGATTACCACAAAACGACCGACGAACTGGAAAAAATTGATTTCCATAAAATGAAACGAGTTACGCAATATGCATTTTCGGTTGCATATGAGCTGGCCAATCAGAAGAAACGGTTGGTTGTGGATAAGCCGGTTAAATAG
- a CDS encoding FAD-dependent oxidoreductase: MSKYLIIGGVAGGATVAARLRRLDEQAEIIIFERGAHISYANCGLPYYIGDVIKDREKLLLQTPESFKARLNVEVRVFNEVLKIDRAKQAVVVRNVETGEEYTESYDKLVLSPGAEPIKPPISGIKDPSIFTLRNVADTDKVKAYCNEQQPKRAVVVGAGFIGLEMAENLHHLGMKVSIVEMAKQVMAPLDYEMAAVVHQHLKTKQVEFFLKDGVTSFKREDGVLNVTLQSGRQIETDLVILSIGVKPENKLAREAGLDLAPNGGIIANEYLLSNDENIYVLGDAMAFPHPITGKLSNIYLAGPANKQGRIVADNIVSGNTRKYKGAIATAIAKVFDITVASTGIPEKTLKNEMMPYTANIIHGASHAGYYPDALPYTLKILFHPENGKLYGAQMIGYEGVDKRIDLIATVLKQGGSIYDLQDIEHAYAPPFSSAKDPVNQAGFAAENIVSGKLKIVSWDEIHNFHSDNIVLLDVRTAAENELGHIEGSVNIPVDDLRERMNELPTDKKIIVYCGVGLRGYIACRILSQSGFNEVYNLSGGYKTYEHSICKQSNEDIFEANYITKNDHIYRGKANNGQVVIEGAPVRTIQVDACGLQCPGPILKLKQEIENIEPGERLEQIATDMGFMNDVKSWCNMTGNKLVSVSADKGKVKALIEKGKKQQESSAKSSAAPAKNKTMVVFSDDMDRALASLVIANGAAAMGSKVTLFFTFWGLNVIKKSDKPHVDKDMMSKMFGSMMAKDAGDLKLSKMNMMGVGAKMMKKRMLAKKVDSLEDMLQTAMENGVQMIACQMSMDVMGVDRDELMEGVEIGGVATYLEEADQSNLNLFI, translated from the coding sequence ATGTCAAAATATTTAATCATTGGAGGAGTTGCCGGTGGTGCAACAGTGGCGGCCAGGCTGCGTCGATTAGACGAGCAGGCGGAGATAATAATTTTTGAACGTGGAGCGCATATTTCATATGCAAACTGCGGATTGCCCTATTATATCGGAGATGTTATTAAAGATCGGGAAAAGTTGCTTTTGCAAACACCCGAGAGTTTTAAAGCCCGTTTAAACGTTGAGGTGCGGGTTTTTAACGAGGTCCTGAAAATTGATCGCGCAAAGCAGGCGGTAGTTGTTCGGAATGTCGAAACCGGCGAGGAGTACACCGAATCGTACGATAAGTTGGTATTGTCGCCGGGAGCGGAGCCAATCAAACCACCGATTTCAGGAATTAAAGATCCATCGATTTTTACCTTGCGTAATGTTGCGGATACTGATAAAGTAAAAGCTTATTGCAACGAACAGCAACCCAAAAGAGCGGTAGTTGTTGGAGCCGGTTTTATCGGGCTCGAAATGGCCGAAAACCTGCATCATTTAGGAATGAAAGTGTCGATTGTGGAAATGGCCAAGCAGGTAATGGCTCCGCTTGATTACGAAATGGCAGCAGTAGTACATCAGCACCTGAAAACCAAACAGGTGGAGTTCTTTTTGAAAGATGGTGTAACTTCATTTAAACGCGAAGATGGTGTGTTGAATGTTACCTTACAATCGGGACGCCAGATTGAGACTGATCTTGTGATTTTGTCAATTGGTGTAAAGCCGGAGAACAAACTGGCTCGCGAGGCCGGATTGGATCTGGCTCCAAACGGTGGAATTATTGCCAACGAATATTTACTGAGCAACGACGAAAATATTTATGTGCTGGGTGATGCTATGGCTTTCCCTCATCCGATAACAGGAAAGCTTAGCAATATTTATCTGGCGGGTCCGGCAAACAAACAAGGCCGAATTGTAGCTGATAATATCGTTAGCGGAAATACAAGAAAATACAAAGGCGCCATTGCAACGGCAATTGCCAAAGTGTTCGATATTACCGTGGCATCAACAGGTATTCCTGAAAAAACACTGAAGAATGAAATGATGCCTTACACGGCGAATATCATTCACGGTGCATCGCATGCCGGCTATTATCCCGATGCGTTGCCTTACACGCTGAAAATTCTTTTTCACCCCGAAAATGGAAAATTGTATGGTGCGCAGATGATCGGTTACGAGGGCGTTGACAAACGTATCGACCTGATTGCAACCGTACTGAAACAAGGTGGTAGTATTTACGATCTGCAGGATATTGAACATGCTTACGCACCTCCGTTTTCATCGGCAAAAGATCCGGTAAACCAGGCAGGTTTTGCGGCAGAAAATATCGTGAGCGGCAAACTTAAAATCGTTAGTTGGGATGAGATTCATAACTTTCATTCGGATAACATTGTGTTGCTCGATGTTCGGACAGCAGCCGAAAATGAACTGGGGCACATTGAAGGATCGGTGAATATTCCGGTTGACGATTTGCGCGAACGAATGAATGAACTGCCAACAGACAAAAAGATCATTGTGTATTGTGGTGTTGGTTTGCGTGGTTACATTGCCTGTCGCATTCTTTCGCAGTCGGGATTTAACGAAGTTTACAATCTTAGTGGAGGATACAAGACCTACGAGCACTCCATTTGTAAACAAAGTAACGAGGATATTTTCGAGGCCAACTACATTACCAAAAACGACCATATTTATCGAGGAAAAGCAAATAATGGACAGGTAGTAATTGAAGGTGCACCGGTAAGAACCATTCAGGTTGATGCGTGTGGTTTGCAGTGCCCCGGACCTATTTTGAAGCTGAAACAGGAAATTGAAAACATTGAGCCCGGCGAGCGTCTGGAGCAAATTGCTACCGACATGGGTTTTATGAACGATGTTAAGTCGTGGTGTAACATGACCGGCAATAAGCTGGTTTCGGTTTCTGCTGATAAGGGCAAAGTAAAAGCGCTGATTGAAAAGGGTAAAAAGCAACAGGAAAGCAGTGCAAAGAGCAGTGCAGCTCCGGCAAAAAATAAAACCATGGTGGTTTTTAGCGACGATATGGACCGAGCACTGGCATCGCTGGTAATTGCAAATGGCGCAGCAGCCATGGGAAGCAAAGTAACTTTGTTTTTCACTTTCTGGGGGCTGAATGTGATCAAAAAATCGGACAAACCACATGTTGATAAAGACATGATGAGCAAAATGTTTGGTTCGATGATGGCGAAAGATGCCGGCGATTTGAAACTCTCGAAAATGAATATGATGGGAGTGGGCGCCAAAATGATGAAAAAGCGAATGCTGGCAAAAAAGGTGGATTCGCTGGAAGACATGCTGCAAACAGCCATGGAAAATGGTGTACAGATGATTGCCTGCCAAATGTCGATGGATGTAATGGGAGTTGATAGAGATGAGTTGATGGAAGGTGTTGAAATAGGTGGTGTGGCTACTTATCTGGAAGAAGCTGACCAGTCGAATTTGAATTTGTTTATATAG
- a CDS encoding putative oxidoreductase C-terminal domain-containing protein, translated as MKHLSTAAVTLVILFSACTGGSQKSTNAEKEKNMFTGAKGEVKIMPLDPGHFHAALVQKSMYDQVDPVVNVYAPDGVDVVDHLKRIEGYNTHAENPTSWIEKVYKGEDYLEKMLEEKPGNVMVTAGNNGKKTDYILKTVEAGINVLADKPMVISPEEFPKLEKAFQVAEENGVLLYDIMTERHEITTMLQRELSQLPEVFGTLQNGTADNPAITKESVHHFFKYVSGNPLKRPGWYFDTKQQGEGIVDVNTHLVDLIQWEAFPEVVLSKEDVEIVSAKHWTTDLTPEMFKKSTSLDEYPEFLKKDVDGDILKVYCNGEINYTLKGVHAKASVIWNFEAPEGGGDTHYSIMRGTKCNLEIVQGKEEGYKPQLYIEATEVDPMEFAGSLNNAVTGLAETYPGISVKKIGDKKWVMNIPEKYKVGHEAHFGQVTEKYLQYLIDGKLPEWEVPNMIVKYYTTTEGLKAARQ; from the coding sequence ATGAAACATCTATCAACTGCGGCAGTGACACTTGTAATTCTGTTTTCCGCTTGCACAGGAGGCAGCCAAAAATCAACGAACGCTGAAAAAGAAAAGAATATGTTCACCGGAGCAAAAGGAGAAGTAAAAATTATGCCCCTTGACCCGGGACATTTTCATGCTGCTTTGGTACAAAAATCGATGTACGACCAGGTAGATCCGGTTGTAAATGTTTACGCCCCTGATGGTGTAGATGTAGTGGATCATCTGAAACGAATAGAAGGATACAATACACACGCTGAAAATCCAACGTCGTGGATAGAAAAGGTTTATAAAGGAGAAGATTACCTTGAAAAAATGCTGGAAGAAAAACCGGGCAACGTAATGGTAACTGCCGGAAATAATGGAAAGAAAACCGATTACATTTTAAAAACAGTTGAAGCGGGAATTAATGTGCTGGCCGACAAACCCATGGTGATTTCACCTGAAGAATTTCCTAAACTGGAAAAGGCCTTTCAAGTGGCAGAAGAAAATGGTGTTTTGTTGTACGATATTATGACCGAACGCCACGAAATTACAACCATGTTGCAGCGCGAATTATCGCAATTGCCCGAGGTTTTTGGAACCTTGCAAAACGGAACAGCGGATAATCCGGCGATTACCAAAGAAAGTGTGCACCACTTTTTTAAATACGTTTCAGGAAATCCACTAAAACGTCCGGGTTGGTATTTCGACACCAAACAGCAAGGCGAAGGAATTGTGGACGTAAACACGCACCTGGTTGATTTAATTCAGTGGGAAGCTTTTCCTGAGGTAGTTCTTTCGAAAGAAGATGTAGAAATTGTTTCGGCAAAACACTGGACTACTGATCTTACGCCGGAAATGTTTAAAAAATCTACTTCGCTGGATGAATATCCGGAATTCCTGAAAAAAGATGTTGACGGCGATATTCTAAAAGTTTATTGCAACGGTGAGATCAATTACACACTAAAAGGTGTTCACGCAAAAGCATCAGTAATCTGGAATTTTGAAGCACCTGAAGGCGGTGGCGACACCCACTATTCCATTATGCGCGGAACAAAATGTAACCTGGAAATTGTTCAGGGCAAAGAGGAAGGCTATAAACCTCAACTGTACATTGAAGCTACCGAGGTTGATCCGATGGAATTTGCCGGCAGCTTGAACAATGCAGTCACCGGTTTGGCAGAAACTTATCCCGGAATTTCGGTGAAAAAAATTGGCGATAAAAAGTGGGTGATGAATATTCCTGAGAAATATAAAGTTGGCCACGAAGCACACTTCGGGCAGGTAACTGAGAAATACCTGCAATACCTAATTGACGGAAAATTGCCGGAATGGGAAGTACCAAATATGATTGTAAAATACTACACAACTACTGAAGGATTGAAAGCTGCAAGACAGTAA
- a CDS encoding BNR-4 repeat-containing protein, producing MKLIHLLPILFIVILLGCNSSQQKTADKTPVIKTLNDDGAWCWFSDPRAIYTSDGQIITGWIKKDGSVEVASLNPETEDAKFNNIFPQFEFDDHDNPAFTVLPNGNIFTMFAWHATDKGAVSNTTTNGTDISSFGENVIFKPKTDELLKNFPRETYTYANPFVLSEENNKLFVFGRWIGFKPNLIISDDNGQSWSEQYVVMSDVPFTPNNRPYVKYYSDGKSKIHMIFTDGHPRVEPTNSVYYCYYEMGAFWKADGTKICNLDGLPFQVTDATVVYKADEEHGRAWICDVVEKDNTPYILYTRHPQETDHRYYYAWYNADTKTWEDHEICKAGKWFPQTPEGETEREPHYMGNMTFNPNKPNEIYLSREINGVFEIEKRTTNDGGNSWNIEPITQNSTLDNVRPFIPRYQPKDSKTVVLWMENNKYIHYTDYDCSIKYYIEP from the coding sequence ATGAAACTGATTCATCTGCTACCTATCCTATTTATTGTAATTCTGTTGGGCTGTAATTCTTCCCAGCAAAAAACAGCCGACAAAACACCTGTCATAAAAACCTTAAATGACGACGGTGCCTGGTGCTGGTTTTCTGATCCGCGTGCAATTTATACCAGCGATGGGCAAATAATAACCGGCTGGATAAAAAAAGATGGTTCGGTAGAAGTAGCCTCCTTAAACCCTGAAACCGAGGATGCAAAATTCAACAACATCTTTCCGCAATTTGAATTTGACGATCATGATAATCCGGCATTTACAGTCCTTCCCAATGGCAATATTTTTACCATGTTTGCCTGGCACGCTACCGACAAAGGAGCTGTTAGCAATACAACAACAAACGGCACCGATATTAGTAGTTTTGGCGAGAATGTGATTTTCAAACCAAAAACCGACGAATTGCTAAAGAATTTCCCCAGAGAAACCTATACCTATGCCAATCCCTTTGTTTTAAGTGAAGAAAATAACAAGTTATTTGTATTTGGCCGCTGGATCGGTTTTAAACCCAACCTGATTATCTCAGACGACAACGGCCAAAGCTGGAGCGAACAATACGTGGTAATGAGCGATGTTCCGTTTACACCCAACAACCGGCCTTACGTAAAATATTATTCGGATGGTAAATCAAAAATCCACATGATATTCACCGACGGACATCCGCGCGTGGAACCAACCAACTCCGTCTACTACTGCTATTATGAAATGGGCGCATTCTGGAAAGCTGACGGAACAAAAATCTGTAATCTCGACGGCCTGCCATTTCAGGTAACTGATGCAACTGTGGTTTATAAAGCTGATGAAGAACACGGCCGGGCGTGGATTTGCGATGTTGTTGAAAAAGACAACACTCCTTACATTCTATACACCCGTCATCCGCAGGAAACCGATCATCGTTATTACTACGCCTGGTACAATGCTGACACAAAAACATGGGAAGATCATGAAATTTGCAAAGCCGGAAAATGGTTTCCGCAAACACCAGAAGGCGAAACAGAGCGCGAACCGCACTACATGGGAAACATGACTTTCAATCCGAACAAACCCAATGAAATTTATTTGTCGCGCGAGATTAATGGTGTTTTTGAAATTGAAAAACGTACAACAAACGATGGCGGAAACTCATGGAATATTGAACCAATTACACAAAATTCAACTCTCGATAATGTGCGGCCATTCATTCCTCGTTATCAACCTAAGGATTCAAAAACAGTAGTTTTATGGATGGAAAACAACAAATACATCCATTACACCGATTACGATTGCAGCATTAAATACTACATTGAACCCTAG
- a CDS encoding glycoside hydrolase family 2 TIM barrel-domain containing protein — translation MIRSVFILFLFSSFRLVAQPNDWQNPTVFEKGQNAPHAFHIPYASADDAIQNLPRKCENYQLLNGQWKFKWVETPQQVPEDFWQPDLNTTAWDEIKVPSNWQMEGYGHPKFRNVAISFENDPPNIPDYYNPTGCYKKKFTVPENWEDKEVMLRFEGIKSASYIWVNGHQVGYNQGGFEPAEFNLTPFIKKGENDLAIQVIRFSDGSYLENQDMWRLSGIFRDVKLYAQPKTFIHDHYVVTDFDENYEDATLTVETHIQNQLPEVETGEFTVDVYDLEGRSILKNGTMKQTFEVDSMGNTKVQLSTVVVDPPQWSAEFPNLFIMLVQLKNANGKVTEAFTQKIGFREVEYNDKILTVNGVPVKLNGVNSHMHHPEHGQAVPLETLKQDLLLMKQFNINCVRTCHYPPTPEYIQMADELGIYIFDEVGDEAHNNIWLSEKAEWTEMYRDRSRKLVYRDRNHPAVIVWSAGNESGSGQNINEVIKTGKAIDPSRPAWMYGGNTFHIPFEDLVGPRYWLPVDYKNLAQGKVLPANDKRASFMDEYLAATGNGLGGMDEYWEYIWKFPRLTGGAIWDWISPGIKTPRWILPDLSEEKNDGQIMGRPMFQQGVYGWGLEFPGHDDWVEFYRDPGLDITGNQLTIDFWVKPSEILQPNVFIAKGAHGYGIQMADLETLEFYVQGDKRISTKAKVDTNFYENWHRVTGIYNGSQLQLYIDNSRVATTSFSGNISSTPFPLCIGREAETQDQGEHSGRLSKMVIDDVRVFNRAVNINNIENENDGLVLHLNFEEDEKDGDFYAVGLGGRTYGIIWPDRSVQPEINQIKRSGQPVKIEAVDIENGVLKITNRHHFKNLNELEGFWQIKVDGESSQRGFFDCDIPTGTTGEITIDYRRPRIESTTECLLEVSFILKDDLNWAPKGHEIAWEQFKVPVDFYFVDEEINNKKVTATEDENFIHINGSNFSYSIDNKTGEFVSLKYNGTEYLEGGPEFMVWRAPTANDIDPWGSNMVGWDRLTPGLGRSIDNQLRTLGMRDLEQGLDDYELLQVKDNELVLKMDVFANSSLDPARRKDQWFYYSAFEQKQTWTFSADGSIKLEQEVIPHGPMPDMLQKVGLQFQLPKSFNRVQYYGRGPFENYPDRKTGAKVGLYHSTADSMYVPYIIPQEYGNRSDVRWLKVHNNDDHGLLINGDQLLNFSLHKYTTDNLSRAMYTYQLKEAPNTILNVDYEVSGVGGTAIRQLRKYRVLPDVKKYTITIKPF, via the coding sequence ATGATTCGCTCTGTTTTCATTCTCTTCCTATTTTCTTCTTTCAGGTTAGTTGCGCAACCAAACGACTGGCAAAATCCAACGGTGTTTGAAAAAGGACAAAATGCGCCGCATGCTTTTCATATTCCGTATGCATCGGCTGATGATGCGATACAGAATTTGCCACGAAAATGCGAGAATTACCAATTGTTAAACGGGCAGTGGAAGTTTAAATGGGTGGAAACGCCGCAACAGGTACCGGAGGATTTTTGGCAGCCCGATTTAAATACGACAGCATGGGATGAAATAAAAGTACCTTCCAACTGGCAAATGGAAGGTTACGGTCACCCGAAGTTCCGGAATGTGGCTATCTCGTTTGAGAATGATCCGCCGAATATTCCCGATTATTATAATCCAACAGGATGCTACAAAAAGAAATTTACTGTTCCCGAAAACTGGGAAGATAAAGAAGTGATGCTTCGTTTTGAAGGTATCAAATCAGCTTCGTACATTTGGGTGAACGGACATCAGGTTGGATACAACCAGGGTGGTTTTGAACCTGCTGAATTTAATCTCACACCATTTATTAAAAAGGGCGAAAATGATCTGGCGATTCAGGTCATTCGTTTTTCCGATGGTTCGTACCTCGAAAATCAGGATATGTGGCGCTTGTCAGGTATTTTTCGTGATGTGAAATTGTACGCACAGCCAAAAACATTTATTCATGATCATTACGTGGTAACCGATTTTGATGAAAATTATGAGGATGCAACTTTAACGGTGGAAACACATATTCAGAATCAATTACCGGAAGTAGAAACAGGCGAATTTACTGTTGATGTTTACGATCTCGAAGGCCGGTCGATTTTAAAAAATGGAACGATGAAACAAACTTTTGAGGTTGATTCAATGGGAAATACCAAGGTCCAATTGTCAACTGTGGTAGTCGATCCGCCGCAGTGGTCAGCCGAGTTTCCGAACCTTTTTATAATGCTGGTGCAGCTAAAAAATGCGAATGGAAAAGTTACTGAGGCATTTACGCAGAAAATTGGCTTTCGCGAGGTGGAATACAACGATAAGATTTTAACGGTGAATGGCGTTCCTGTAAAACTGAATGGCGTAAACAGCCATATGCATCATCCGGAACACGGGCAGGCGGTGCCGCTGGAAACGTTAAAACAGGACCTGTTACTGATGAAGCAATTCAATATCAATTGTGTACGTACCTGCCATTATCCGCCAACTCCCGAGTATATTCAAATGGCCGATGAATTGGGTATCTATATTTTTGATGAAGTGGGTGATGAGGCGCACAACAATATTTGGTTGTCGGAAAAGGCTGAGTGGACAGAAATGTACCGCGATCGTTCGCGCAAATTGGTATATCGCGACCGCAATCATCCGGCGGTGATTGTCTGGAGTGCCGGAAACGAATCGGGAAGCGGACAAAATATAAACGAAGTAATAAAAACCGGCAAGGCGATTGATCCAAGTCGTCCGGCCTGGATGTATGGCGGAAACACTTTTCATATTCCTTTCGAGGATTTAGTGGGGCCACGTTATTGGCTGCCGGTAGATTATAAAAACCTGGCACAGGGAAAAGTATTGCCGGCCAACGATAAACGCGCATCGTTCATGGACGAGTATCTGGCTGCAACCGGGAATGGCCTTGGCGGCATGGATGAATACTGGGAATACATCTGGAAATTTCCGCGATTAACAGGCGGTGCTATTTGGGACTGGATCAGCCCGGGAATAAAAACACCACGCTGGATTTTGCCCGATCTTTCGGAGGAAAAAAACGACGGACAAATTATGGGACGCCCGATGTTCCAGCAAGGCGTTTATGGCTGGGGGCTGGAATTTCCCGGTCATGATGATTGGGTGGAGTTTTACCGCGATCCTGGCCTTGATATTACCGGAAATCAACTGACGATTGACTTTTGGGTAAAACCATCCGAGATTCTACAGCCTAATGTTTTTATTGCCAAAGGTGCGCACGGTTATGGCATTCAAATGGCGGATTTGGAAACGCTGGAATTTTATGTTCAAGGAGATAAACGTATTTCTACCAAAGCCAAGGTTGATACTAATTTTTACGAAAATTGGCATCGCGTAACTGGCATTTACAACGGAAGCCAACTCCAGCTATATATCGACAATAGTAGAGTAGCCACTACTTCATTCTCTGGAAATATTAGCTCTACACCTTTCCCGCTATGTATTGGTCGCGAGGCCGAAACACAGGATCAGGGGGAACACTCAGGGCGCCTGTCGAAAATGGTGATCGACGATGTACGGGTGTTCAACCGGGCTGTAAATATCAATAATATCGAGAACGAAAATGATGGACTGGTGCTTCATCTGAATTTTGAAGAAGATGAAAAAGACGGTGATTTTTATGCAGTTGGTTTGGGGGGAAGAACCTATGGAATTATCTGGCCCGACAGAAGTGTTCAACCTGAAATCAATCAGATAAAACGATCAGGGCAGCCCGTTAAAATTGAAGCTGTTGATATTGAAAATGGGGTATTGAAAATAACAAACCGTCATCATTTTAAGAATTTAAATGAGCTTGAAGGATTCTGGCAAATAAAAGTTGATGGAGAAAGCAGTCAGCGTGGATTTTTTGATTGTGATATTCCGACTGGCACAACAGGCGAAATCACCATTGATTATCGCCGTCCTCGAATTGAGTCGACAACCGAATGTTTGCTGGAGGTTTCGTTTATACTAAAAGATGATTTGAACTGGGCGCCAAAAGGACATGAAATTGCATGGGAGCAGTTCAAGGTTCCTGTCGACTTTTATTTTGTTGACGAAGAAATAAACAATAAGAAAGTGACAGCCACAGAGGATGAAAACTTTATTCACATTAATGGCAGCAACTTTAGTTATTCAATTGATAATAAAACCGGCGAATTTGTTTCGCTGAAATATAACGGTACGGAGTACCTCGAGGGCGGTCCTGAATTTATGGTTTGGCGCGCACCAACTGCCAACGATATCGATCCATGGGGAAGTAATATGGTTGGTTGGGATCGGCTAACGCCGGGACTGGGCAGAAGTATTGATAACCAGTTGCGCACTTTGGGAATGCGTGATTTGGAGCAAGGACTAGACGATTATGAGTTGCTGCAGGTAAAGGATAATGAGCTGGTTTTAAAAATGGATGTATTTGCCAACTCCAGTCTCGATCCGGCAAGGCGAAAAGACCAATGGTTTTATTATTCTGCATTCGAGCAAAAACAAACCTGGACATTTTCTGCCGACGGTAGCATTAAATTGGAGCAGGAAGTTATCCCGCACGGACCAATGCCGGATATGTTACAAAAGGTAGGTTTGCAGTTTCAATTGCCAAAAAGTTTTAATCGCGTGCAATATTATGGTCGTGGTCCATTTGAAAACTACCCAGACCGTAAAACCGGGGCAAAAGTCGGTTTGTATCATTCAACTGCCGACTCAATGTATGTGCCTTATATTATACCACAGGAGTATGGTAACCGTAGCGATGTGCGTTGGCTAAAAGTACATAACAACGACGATCATGGGTTACTAATAAATGGAGACCAACTGTTGAATTTTAGCCTGCATAAATACACCACCGACAACCTGTCGCGGGCCATGTACACCTACCAGTTAAAGGAGGCGCCAAATACTATTCTAAATGTGGATTACGAAGTGTCGGGCGTTGGAGGTACTGCTATTCGTCAGTTACGGAAGTACCGGGTATTGCCCGATGTCAAAAAGTATACGATTACAATTAAGCCGTTTTAA